From the Luteolibacter arcticus genome, one window contains:
- a CDS encoding cupin domain-containing protein, which produces MASSLRVLHVKEGEGTETARLGPYEIETLIPVSDEGAATAYRVRIEPHQRTSTSYHKLAEELYLVLAGSGISVLDGVEHALRAGDFLRLPPGTTHAFITSDEALVMLDVHTPGSRPDRDVYFVGETPAGFSVPSPVT; this is translated from the coding sequence ATGGCATCGTCGCTCCGGGTGTTGCATGTGAAGGAAGGCGAGGGGACGGAAACGGCGCGTCTCGGTCCGTACGAGATCGAGACGCTGATCCCGGTCTCCGACGAGGGGGCCGCGACGGCCTACCGGGTCCGCATCGAGCCGCACCAGCGCACCTCCACCAGCTATCACAAGCTGGCGGAGGAGCTCTACCTCGTCCTGGCCGGGAGCGGGATCTCGGTGCTCGATGGCGTGGAGCACGCTCTTCGCGCCGGTGATTTCCTGCGCCTGCCGCCCGGGACCACCCATGCCTTCATCACGAGCGACGAGGCCTTGGTGATGCTCGACGTGCACACGCCGGGCTCGCGGCCGGACCGCGATGTTTACTTCGTGGGGGAGACGCCCGCAGGCTTCTCCGTGCCGTCGCCGGTGACGTAA
- a CDS encoding phosphoadenylyl-sulfate reductase gives MSTITRIATPTEAEALSEELARLKAGERLKLLHERYGSRLVASTSFGLQAAVMLKLIADNAPEIPVVFIDTGYHFPETYRYADELTKRFGTDLRVYQPTHSAARMEALYGKLWEQGKEGMDQYGIFTKIEPMDRALKELGADVWISGVRRSHSSSRAERAFAEQQKKTLKVYPILDWADAQVSVFMHQHDLPRHPLEAEGYVTMGDWHSTVPAVDGLSAEKTRFNGEKYECGLHLDSGNSDFQI, from the coding sequence ATGTCCACCATCACACGCATCGCCACTCCGACCGAAGCCGAAGCGCTCTCGGAGGAACTCGCCCGCCTGAAGGCCGGCGAGCGGCTCAAACTCCTGCACGAACGCTACGGCAGCCGTCTGGTCGCCTCGACCAGCTTCGGCCTGCAAGCAGCGGTCATGCTCAAGCTCATCGCGGACAACGCGCCGGAGATCCCGGTCGTGTTCATCGATACCGGCTACCATTTCCCGGAGACCTATCGCTACGCCGACGAGCTGACCAAGCGGTTCGGCACCGACCTCCGCGTTTACCAACCGACGCACTCCGCCGCCCGCATGGAAGCCCTTTACGGGAAGCTGTGGGAGCAAGGGAAGGAAGGCATGGATCAGTACGGCATCTTCACGAAGATCGAGCCGATGGACCGCGCGCTGAAGGAACTCGGTGCCGACGTCTGGATCAGCGGTGTTCGCCGCAGCCACTCGAGCAGCCGTGCCGAGCGCGCCTTCGCCGAGCAGCAGAAGAAGACGCTGAAGGTGTATCCAATCCTCGATTGGGCCGATGCCCAGGTGTCGGTCTTCATGCACCAGCACGACCTGCCGCGCCATCCGCTGGAGGCGGAAGGCTACGTGACCATGGGCGACTGGCACAGCACGGTGCCGGCCGTGGATGGACTCTCTGCGGAAAAGACCCGCTTCAACGGCGAGAAATACGAGTGCGGCCTTCACCTGGACTCCGGCAACTCGGACTTCCAGATCTAA
- the cysK gene encoding cysteine synthase A, translating into MPIADSMVATVGNTPLIRLNKLTQGLGAEVLVKAEFFNPLFSVKDRIGKAMIETAEKDGSLKPGGLIIEPTSGNTGIALAFVARAKGYRCILTMPESMSIERRVLLRLLGAEIVLTPRARGMGGAIAKAKQLLEENPGSFGPGQFENPANPQVHRETTAEEIWRDTDGKIDAFVAGVGTGGTITGVSEVLKGRTDMKTFAVEPVASPVISGGAPGPHMIQGIGAGFIPKNLNVDIIDEVIQVSNEDAFATAQALNTDEGIPAGISTGANVWAAIQVAKRPEYQGKRIVTIGCSSTERYLSTLLAEKVREEVANLPVAEI; encoded by the coding sequence ATGCCTATCGCAGACTCCATGGTTGCCACCGTTGGCAACACTCCGCTCATCCGCCTGAACAAACTGACCCAGGGTCTCGGTGCCGAGGTGCTGGTGAAGGCCGAGTTCTTCAACCCGCTGTTCAGCGTGAAGGACCGTATTGGCAAGGCCATGATCGAGACCGCCGAGAAGGATGGCTCGCTCAAGCCCGGCGGCCTGATCATCGAGCCGACCTCCGGCAATACCGGTATCGCGCTGGCCTTCGTCGCCCGTGCCAAGGGCTACCGCTGCATCCTGACGATGCCGGAAAGCATGTCGATTGAGCGCCGCGTGTTACTCCGCTTGCTCGGTGCCGAGATCGTGCTGACTCCCCGTGCCCGCGGCATGGGTGGTGCCATCGCCAAGGCTAAGCAACTGCTTGAAGAGAACCCCGGTTCCTTCGGCCCCGGGCAGTTTGAGAACCCGGCCAACCCGCAGGTCCACCGCGAAACCACCGCCGAGGAAATTTGGCGCGACACCGATGGAAAGATCGATGCCTTCGTTGCTGGCGTCGGCACCGGTGGCACCATCACCGGGGTCTCGGAAGTCCTCAAGGGTCGCACTGATATGAAGACCTTCGCCGTGGAGCCCGTCGCCAGCCCGGTCATCTCCGGCGGTGCTCCGGGTCCGCACATGATCCAGGGCATTGGTGCCGGTTTCATCCCGAAGAACCTCAACGTCGATATCATCGATGAGGTGATCCAGGTTTCCAACGAGGATGCCTTTGCCACCGCCCAAGCGCTCAACACCGACGAAGGCATCCCGGCCGGTATCTCCACCGGTGCCAACGTATGGGCCGCCATTCAGGTCGCCAAGCGTCCGGAGTATCAAGGCAAGCGCATCGTGACCATCGGGTGCTCGTCCACGGAGCGCTACCTTTCGACGCTGCTCGCCGAAAAGGTCCGCGAGGAAGTCGCCAACCTGCCGGTGGCG
- a CDS encoding NADPH-dependent assimilatory sulfite reductase hemoprotein subunit — MSEKKLSANEGIKTRSNYLRGTIQEGLADQSTGSMSEDDQQLLKFHGTYQQDDRDLRNDRRKHRLEKAYSFMIRIRVPGGVATPHQWIETDRLATQFANGTIKLTTRQAFQFHGIIKSNLKRTIKEINQTAMDTVAACGDVNRNVMCNPNPHLSSVHAEVLKAAQDISTHLTPATRAYHEIWLDGEKIETSETEEQEPIYGKTYLPRKFKITIAVPPSNDVDIFANCLSFIAIVENDKLVGYNVAVGGGMGSTHGNEATYPRLADVIGFCTPEQIVDVAEKVVLVQRDFGDRTDRKHSRFKYTVDDHGPEWILAKLNEYLGYELGPVRDYKFTDNGDRFGWVEDEKGNFHYTLFVEGGRVLDTPAFPMRTGLLEIAKIHDGDFRLTANQNLIIANISAKKRSEVEALLEKYGMHHSHERSALRLASIACVALPTCALALAEAERYLPEVVTELEEELENAGLRHDSITIRMTGCPNGCGRPFISEIGFVGRGPDRYNLYLGGGHAGQRLSKLYRQDIHSNEIRGLLGPIFQRFAKERNAGEHFGDFVIRAGIVAETKQGSDFHKNIKEEALKN, encoded by the coding sequence ATGAGCGAAAAGAAACTCTCCGCCAACGAAGGCATCAAGACGCGCTCGAACTACCTGCGCGGCACCATTCAGGAAGGTCTCGCCGACCAGTCCACCGGCTCGATGTCGGAGGACGACCAGCAGTTGCTGAAGTTCCACGGCACCTATCAGCAGGACGATCGCGATCTGCGCAATGACCGCCGCAAGCACCGGCTTGAGAAGGCCTACTCCTTCATGATCCGCATCCGCGTGCCCGGTGGCGTGGCCACGCCGCACCAGTGGATCGAGACGGACCGGCTCGCGACGCAGTTTGCCAACGGCACGATCAAGCTGACCACGCGCCAGGCCTTCCAGTTCCACGGCATCATCAAGTCGAACCTGAAGCGCACGATCAAGGAGATCAACCAGACTGCGATGGATACCGTCGCGGCGTGCGGTGACGTGAACCGGAACGTGATGTGCAATCCAAACCCCCATCTCTCCTCGGTGCATGCCGAGGTGCTGAAGGCGGCGCAGGACATTTCCACGCACCTCACGCCGGCGACCCGTGCCTACCACGAGATCTGGCTGGATGGCGAAAAGATCGAGACGTCCGAAACGGAGGAACAGGAGCCGATCTACGGCAAGACCTACCTGCCCCGGAAGTTCAAGATCACCATCGCCGTGCCGCCGAGCAATGACGTGGACATCTTCGCGAACTGCCTTTCGTTCATCGCCATCGTCGAGAACGACAAGCTGGTCGGCTACAACGTCGCCGTTGGTGGTGGCATGGGTTCGACCCACGGCAACGAGGCGACCTATCCGCGCCTGGCAGACGTGATCGGCTTCTGCACCCCGGAGCAGATCGTGGATGTCGCCGAGAAGGTGGTGCTGGTGCAGCGCGACTTCGGTGACCGCACCGACCGCAAGCACTCGCGCTTCAAGTATACCGTGGATGACCACGGTCCGGAGTGGATCCTAGCGAAGCTCAACGAATACCTCGGCTATGAGCTCGGCCCGGTGCGCGACTACAAGTTCACCGACAATGGCGACCGCTTCGGCTGGGTCGAGGACGAGAAGGGCAACTTCCACTACACGCTCTTCGTCGAAGGCGGCCGCGTGCTCGACACGCCGGCTTTCCCGATGCGCACCGGCTTGCTCGAGATTGCCAAGATCCACGACGGCGACTTCCGCCTGACCGCGAATCAGAATCTGATTATCGCCAACATTTCCGCCAAGAAGCGCTCGGAGGTCGAGGCGCTGCTGGAGAAGTACGGCATGCACCACAGCCACGAGCGCAGTGCGCTGCGTCTCGCGTCGATCGCCTGCGTCGCCCTGCCGACCTGCGCGCTGGCCCTCGCGGAAGCCGAGCGCTATTTGCCGGAAGTGGTGACCGAGCTGGAGGAGGAACTGGAAAACGCCGGCCTCCGCCATGACTCGATCACCATCCGCATGACGGGCTGCCCGAACGGTTGCGGCCGTCCGTTCATCTCCGAGATCGGCTTCGTCGGTCGCGGACCGGATCGCTACAATCTCTATCTGGGCGGCGGCCATGCCGGCCAGCGACTCAGCAAGCTCTACCGTCAGGATATCCACTCGAATGAGATCCGCGGCCTGCTGGGCCCGATCTTCCAACGCTTCGCGAAGGAGCGGAATGCAGGAGAACACTTCGGTGACTTCGTCATCCGAGCCGGCATCGTCGCCGAAACCAAGCAGGGCTCCGACTTCCACAAGAACATCAAGGAAGAGGCGCTCAAGAACTGA